The sequence below is a genomic window from Acetobacter vaccinii.
ACTCCTTGAGGAAGTCCTTTCCCGACGCGGGGGCGGCAAGGCAATCGCAGAGGCTTGCGGGGTCACGCAGTCGGCGGTGAGTCAGTGGAAAAGGGTGCCTGATAAGCACGTCGAAAAATTTGGTGCGGCAGTAGCAAAGCTGCTCAAACGCACCCCTACCGAGGGGGCCGCACGTACGCATGGCGGTGCAGCATGAGCGGTTCCGTCAACAAAGTCATACTGGTGGGCAACCTGGGCAAAGACCCGGAAGCCCGCAACAGCCAGAACGGTGGTAAAATCGTCTCTTTCTCCGTTGCGACCAGTGATGTGTGGAACGACAAGAGTTCCGGCGAGCGCCGCGAGCGCACGGAATGGCACCGCGTTGTCATTTTTAACGAACGTCTGGCCGATGTGGCGGAACGCTTTTTGCGCAAAGGCCGCAAGGTTTACCTGGAAGGCTCGCTCCAGACCCGCAAATGGACCGGCCAGGACGGGCAGGAGCGTTTTACGACCGAAGTTATCATCGACCGTTTCCGTGGTGAGCTGACCCTGCTGGACAGCCGCAACGGCGGTGATGAAGGCGGCCAGTCGCGCTCGGCTGATCCAGGCTATGGCCAGCGCGGGCAGGCCGCGAGTTCCAGTGTGGGATATGACCGCAGCCTTGATCGGCGCTCCGGGTGGAATGACCGGTCGCTTGACGACGAAATTCCTTTCTAACCCCCGCACGAACCCATGCCCGTAACTGCATCCTCAATCCCCAATTTACGCGCGACTTCCGCCAGCAGTACCTTGCGCTGCTGGATGGTCGCGTACGGGTGCAGGAACGACCATAGCTCCGCTGCTCTGACAGTAGACTGCCAGAGGAACGGAGTATTGTGCATGGCGGCAGGCATCGCGTCGCACGCATTCAGCACGTCCAGCGCATACCGGCCGCCATACTGCACCGTTCCAAATTCGGTCTCCTTCTCCATTGTTTCTCCAATCTCCCTTTCTCGCAAAACGGAGAATGGACAATGATGATGGAAATTTCTCGGGAAAATGTTTCCCGAAATGTCACCCCAATTCCCTCGAACGAAACCTGCGCGGAAGCGGTCAGCTCCGCGATGCAACAGCGTTACGGGGATCTTCGCAATGCCGCCAAACGGGTGTCACGCGCACGCGGCTGGTCGGTGAAGGCTTTCAAAAATTGGCTCTACGGCACGAACGCGCCACGCATGCAGGACTTGATTGTTCTGATGGCGGACTGCCCAGAGCTGGAGCAGAGGGTCGGCCAGATGGTCGAAGAAACAAGGAAATGCCTACAGCAATCCAAACTCTGAAATGGCGAGGATTCGGCTTTGACCGTGGCGAAGGCTTTGTTGAGTTGCGCTTTGGCGTCATTGGCTTTGCCTTCACGCGCAAAAGTCTTTGGGCCGAGGTACAGGAACTGCGTGAAAAGAACGCCCAGCTCCAAGAGGTAAACGGCGACCTCCTCTTTGGGTACAAAGAGTTGCGGCGGCGCGTGATTGCAATTCAGGTTGTGGCCGACACAACGAAAAAGCTGGCTGTTGAAATCAACGGGGAGGGTGTGGAATGACCCCATTTCCCGTTGAAGAAATCCGCAGCCGCCTCGCTGACGCCGTGCAGATGGAAGGCAGCCAAAGCGCATGGGCGCGCAAAGCTGGTGTTCCGCGAA
It includes:
- the ssb gene encoding single-stranded DNA-binding protein, whose product is MSGSVNKVILVGNLGKDPEARNSQNGGKIVSFSVATSDVWNDKSSGERRERTEWHRVVIFNERLADVAERFLRKGRKVYLEGSLQTRKWTGQDGQERFTTEVIIDRFRGELTLLDSRNGGDEGGQSRSADPGYGQRGQAASSSVGYDRSLDRRSGWNDRSLDDEIPF